From the Prunus dulcis unplaced genomic scaffold, ALMONDv2, whole genome shotgun sequence genome, the window TAACCATCATCTAATCAGTAATAAACGGAaagtatataaaaaatttcggCAATCAAAAAGATAGGCTAAACAGAATATTAactatcaaaataaaattcaaatagaTGCCCTCGGCATCAAGGTGTTCAGAATGAGCTGCCTTATGGCAGATatagaaagaaatgaaatacACAAAGCTACAAAGCTAAAAGATCAAGCGGCAGCCTCCTCACCAGCAGCGTCAATGCCCCCGTTGGCAGCGGCATCGGCATGAACAGGGCTTCTTCCGGGGCATCTTCCCTCTCGTAATCTTCAATCATTTCTTCAGTGATGCCTTCCGGTAGAGGAGGAGGATCGGCAATGAAATTCAAGTTTAGCTTCTGCCCAGGGTTGTACCGTTTGAATTGGTAAAGCAGATCTGCCATCTCTGAGCCTACTTTTTTGTCCAGCAGGACGATGAACTCTTCTGATGAACGATAGCCCCTAATCGCCTCCCGAACGGCAGCATCAATTTTTTATGTCTTGGCCCACTCAGACTCCTCCAAAGCCACCTGCACTGCCTCCTTAGCCGCCTCGGCATCCTTTGCCGATGTTAACGCAGCCTCAAGAGCAACCCTCATCTCTGCCAGCTTAGCCTCGGAAGCTTTGAACTGCCGCTTGACGGCCTGTTTATCTTTCAGAAGATGGGCATGATCCTGGAGAGCTTTACCTACCTCGGCAACCTTAGCACGGCCATCGTCGTAAGCTTTCTTGACCCGCTTCATGCACAGCAACATGTCCATGGATGCCTAAAAGATAAAGACAGAGTCAACACAAGTATAGGAGCTAACGGTAATCATAAGTTTGGACAAAGGAAACTCATGGAAGCGTGCAGACGGAAGACGAGTCCAGCCTCCTCCCGAAAGAGCCTCTTCAGGAGCTCCTCGATTTCTGACAAGTACATCTACAAACCAAGGATCACATGGTTCAAAAACTAGACCGTTCTTGAAAGACAAGCAATGGTGACCGGTTTGGCAGGACCGTCATCGTTCTCGGCGGCAAAGACAGCCCTCGGCGTCTCTGTTTACCGCTCATGCTTCTGCACGGGCTCAGCATCCAGATCCACCATGATGGGCCTCTTCCCCGCTGCCTTAGAGGCAACGACTTCGGAGGCCTGCCCTATCCTCAGCCTCGCGACAGCTTCAGCAACATTGTTGGGCACGCCCTCGGCACTTAGCTACCGCAACCGATTGGCAAGGGTCTGATCCTCGGGATCAACCTCAGCCGTTCGTACTGTGGCAGCTTTCGACTGTCGTTTCTTCTTCCCTTGTAAGCCCATCATAAGACGCCTCTTGGAGGATTCGTTCATCCTCTTGGCTTCGGCAGACCTTCTGGCATTTGTCACCATACAAAACAAGCATTTGATAAGAAGACAAGATGATATTAGCAAAACATACAAAGCAAACGAAGTGCACTTACTCTCGGCAGGGCTGATGAGGTGGGCTCTGATCAAGTTCTCGGTAAAAAGAAACTTCGGATACACCCTGTCAGCGGTAGGAGCCTTCAGCCTCACTCTATCGACCTGATGAATCTCAGTTTGAGTCAGGCTCGGCTCCTTCAGTTTACCTGCAAAAACGGCGAAGAAACGATTAGAAGTCCCTCAGAAGAGATACAAATTGTTAACCTAACGATAGGCATGTTGGTGACCTACCGGCGATTTGGAAGGTGGGGGGAACGTGGAAACGGACGGGCGTTCCCAAAGGCGATTCCTAATCGCAAGATAAAAGCACCCACTGATTCCTCCAAGGCTTTTGAGAGATCGGCACAGCGCTGACAAAGTGCCCCCGTTCAGAAGCCTTCAGACAGTTGGCCTGAACCCAGCCTCCATGATCGGCACACTTTGACTTCGTGACGCTGTACAGATAGAAGAATTGCCCGTAGAAAGGCTCATTTTCCCCGGTAACATCGAACACCACAATCACTCCCATCAAGGCCACCCAAAAGTTGGAATTGAATTGGCCAGGGGCATACCTGATCTGTGCCAATATCTTCTGCATGGCAGGTTGTAGCGGCAACCGAACACGTTGCAGAAGAATGTCGGTAAAGAAGACGACTTCACAGTCCTTCAGTCTGCTGAGTGATTCGATAGGACCTGGGATCCTCATCCTTAGAACGGGTAATCTTATTGGGTTATAAGTAATCAACCCCAAAAAGATTTTCCTTCGGCACGCCTATGGGCACTCTAGGGTTTCCCCGATGAACTATGGTCACCCTCGGCTGGGATATAGGTTCGGCAGCTAGCTCTCAACGGCCAGATGTGGAGGTTTTCGATTGATGGCTGCTATGCTCTCCCGGCACCCGAGTGTCCCTCGTCTAGAACTCGCAGCTCTGATCCATGTCGGCATGACTATCGTCATGATACACCACAGCCAATGATACTGGTTGCCTAGTTATGAGTCCTTTCCTAATGCCATGGGTAGGAGCGGAGCTTGGCCCTTCACCAAGTATTTCGACATCCGTATCTTCTCCACCCTCGGCACAGAGGCCTACGGCCTCACTATATGTATCCCACTGATCGTCCGATGACTCCCCATTGAACACATTGGGTTCTCTCTCGAACGGAGACTCGCTAtcagacatctacaaaaacagaaaaagaaaactaaggGCGATGCAGAAGACTAGCCTACCATTACCTACATCGCTACCTATGGCAACCAGACTACTGAACGGAACCCTACTTACTCAAAGTCGAGTCTAGCTCATGCCAAGGAAGGACGTACACAGTAAGAGTTTTGAAAGGAGTGCCGAACGGTACCTTATCTCGAGCTTTGTAGAACAGAGAAGCGGATTGACTTGCCGATCGTGCTGTTCAAGAATTGCCTCGATTGCCGACTGGTCACGTCAGAAATCCCTTGTATACTAATTGTTTGCTCAGAAATCGCCTTGGTTGTCGTTAGCTCTCGTCGAAAATTTCATGGACAAAGCTTTTGTTTCACTCACAAATGCAAAGTGAACTTCTCATCTGGAGCCACTCCTATTTATAGGACAAGGGTTTCCAACGGTATGCCTCGAAAAACCAAATGGCGCATTAATGGCGCGTCTCCGAATGAGCGAACACAACACGTGTCATTCATCATGTGGATGTCCGGACAGGACAGGGGGCACAGAAGACGAAGCACCTTTCTGTCCCATCGCTCCTCGAGCAAGCGACCCTTTGAGTCCCCCCAGACGACTGCTTTCGAACGAAGGCACACGGTAGAAAAGGATCAAGCTCCTCCCACAGCTAAGTTGCTGAATGGTAGAACAACATTTTTATTACCGAAGAAGATATCAAGTCCCCACTCGAGATGGAGGTAATATGAACTTTCAGCATATTGCCTATTGATCTGTCAGTTTAAGCTTACTAAATCAGTACTTACTCAAGTATCGTTATCTTGCCTATCGATCGGCAGGTACCACACCAGTGCCCTAAGGTCTTACCAAGCGTTCGTTATCTTGCAGATCACACGCTCCACCGAGGCCCGAAGCGTATCGAAGGCCCAACATCATTAAGTTGAGCGGACAAAGTGCCAAACCATTTTTTTGcatcaacaaaagaaaaagatgctGCAGAACACGCGTTGATTCCTACACACAAAGCGTCCTCTGCAActcagaaattttttcaagAAGTTCCGAGCCGTGTTTGACCATAGTTTGACTCATGAGTGTCTTGAATGTGTCCAAGGCGTTGACCATGTCCGACGCGTGTCCGTGCCTTGTCCTAGTGTCGGAGGACGCAGAAACTCCATCTTATTGCCGTGTCCGTGCAACTTAGGTTTTTACATAAAAAActtataaaccctaaaccctacaCCTCTAAtagattatttgaaaaatatgcgACGCAAGTATTCTTTTGACTGAAATTGCTACTTTCAACTTAATATAATCTATTTGTATTGAATTAATTTGATACAAGAGGTTTTATAATACATGTGAGGAAACAGAGACACTGACTTATGCACCAGACAAGAATCAATCAAGCTCCTTAATACATGGGAACTGCATAAAACAACTTCGGAGAATGCAATATGCCTGGAATCATTCCCCACAATCTTGGAAATCTCTCAAGGTTGCTTTATCTTGATCTTGGTAATGACTTTAGTCACCCAATTGAGACTGACCTTTAGTGGCTTGCAACTCTTTCTTCCTTAAAGTACCTTAACTTGGAAGGAGTGAACCTTGCCATGGCTACATCCTATTGGCTTCCCACTGTTAATATGCTCACTTCACTTGTTGAATTGCATTTGCCCTCTTGTAGACTTCCCATGCTTCCTCTCACTCTTCCTTCCATCAATTTCACATCCCTTTTAGTTCTTGATCTCTCTAAGAATAAATTCACCTCCACAATACCTCCTTGGTTGTTCAATCTCACTGAACTAGAGATGTTGGATTTGACAGATAACAATTTGACAGGAAAACTGCTTGATTCTTTGGGATATCTTAAAAGCTTGAGATACCTCGACTTGTCGTATAACTCATTTCAGGATTCAATTCCAAAATCGATTGGAAATTTAACATCTTTGGAAGAGTTTGACCTTGCATGGAACCAAATGAGTGGGATCATCCTAGAAAGTCTTGGGGAGCTCTCATCACTGGTTTCATTTGATATCTATGGCAACACATGGGAAGGTGCCATTACAGAAGCTCATTTCGCGAAACTTGGAGGCCTGAGAAGATTATCAATTGAAAACAATtccccaaaatttctttggttTTCAACATAAGTTCTGATTGGATACCTCCTTTCAAATTAAGAAGCTTGTACATTAGATCATGCCAACTGGGTCCCAAATTTCCTACATGGCTTAGAAATCAGACTGAGTTGACCAACGTGGTACTTCGTAACTCTAGGATTTCAGACACGACACCGGATTGGTTTTGGCAGTTGGTTTTGCAATTAGATGCTCTAGATATCGCTTTTAATCAACTAAGTGGCAGGGTGCCCAATTCATTAAGATTCAGCTGTAATTCCATTGTTGATTTGAGTTCAAATCGCTATGAGGGCCCACTCCCACTCTGGTCCTCAAACATTACCGTGCTGTATCTTAGCGATAATCTATTTTCAGGGCCAATTCCTCATAACATTGGTCAAGTGATGCCCCATTTGACACATCTAGACATTTCTAGAAACTCTTTGAGCGGAAGCATTCCCCTGTCCTTTGGTAATTTAAGCCAATTAACAACCATGGTTATCTCAAATAACCACTTGTCTGGTGAGATTCCTCATTTTTGGAACAATATACCATTTTTGCTTGCTATAGACATGTCAAGCAACAGTCTCACTGGTAAAATCCCAAGAACCTTAGGCTCTCTTACTTCGCTCAAATATTTGATCGTCTCTAGCAACAACTTGTCAGGTGAAGTTCCTTCCTTGAAAAACTGTTCTGACATGAGGATTCTTGATCTTGGTGATAACAAGTTTTCTGGACTGATTCCGGCTTCCATCGGAGAAAGCATGCCTTCTTTAAAGATTCTATGCTTGAGGAACAACTCATTTACTGGAAGCATCCCTTTACAATTATGTGGCCTTTCCACTCTCCATATATTGGACTTATCACACAACAATCTTTCCGGAAATATTCCCCACTGCATAGATAATTTGAGTGGCTTGAAATATGAGGTCAAAGACATAGGTATAGAAGTCTACGGTTACCAGGGAAGATTGGGGGTGGTGTCAAAAGGAAGAGTGCTTGTATATGACTCCATCCTTTACCTTGTTTATAGCATTGATCTCTCGGACAATAACTTGTCAGGGGAGATTCCTGTGGGGATAACAAGCCTAATAAAGTTGGGCACCTTAAATTTGTCCATGAATCATTTGACAGGAAATATCCCAGCAAATATGGGAAACTTGGGGTTGGTAGAAATTCTTGATCTATCAATGAACAAACTTTTAGGTTCAATTCCACAGAGCATGGTTTCTGCAACATTTTTGAATCATCTGAACCTGTCATACAATAACTTGTCCTGGAAAATTGCAACGGGTAACCAGTTTCAGACCTTTGTTGACCCATCAATTTATGAGGGCAATGCCAGTCTTAGCGGGTGTCTATTACCAATTGGTTGCCAAGACAATAAAGAAGCACCTCAAATTCCAAGTGGAGATGGAGGAGAGGATGATGATAGTAAACTTGAAAAGCTACAATTCATCATCAGCATGGTGATAGGTTTCTGTGCAGGATTCTGGGGAGTTTTTGGGACTTTTGCCGTGAAGAGGTTTTGAAAACATGCCTATTTTCACTTCCTTGACAAAGTGAAAGATGTTGTCCTTGATTTTGTCTCAGCCATTCGTACTTATCTGCATAAAAGATCGT encodes:
- the LOC117613285 gene encoding receptor-like protein EIX2 → MATSYWLPTVNMLTSLVELHLPSCRLPMLPLTLPSINFTSLLVLDLSKNKFTSTIPPWLFNLTELEMLDLTDNNLTGKLLDSLGYLKSLRYLDLSYNSFQDSIPKSIGNLTSLEEFDLAWNQMSGIILESLGELSSLVSFDIYGNTWEGAITEAHFAKLGGLRRLSIENNSPKFLWISDTTPDWFWQLVLQLDALDIAFNQLSGRVPNSLRFSCNSIVDLSSNRYEGPLPLWSSNITVLYLSDNLFSGPIPHNIGQVMPHLTHLDISRNSLSGSIPLSFGNLSQLTTMVISNNHLSGEIPHFWNNIPFLLAIDMSSNSLTGKIPRTLGSLTSLKYLIVSSNNLSGEVPSLKNCSDMRILDLGDNKFSGLIPASIGESMPSLKILCLRNNSFTGSIPLQLCGLSTLHILDLSHNNLSGNIPHCIDNLSGLKYEVKDIGIEVYGYQGRLGVVSKGRVLVYDSILYLVYSIDLSDNNLSGEIPVGITSLIKLGTLNLSMNHLTGNIPANMGNLGLVEILDLSMNKLLGSIPQSMVSATFLNHLNLSYNNLSWKIATGNQFQTFVDPSIYEGNASLSGCLLPIGCQDNKEAPQIPSGDGGEDDDSKLEKLQFIISMVIGFCAGFWGVFGTFAVKRF